The proteins below are encoded in one region of Metabacillus dongyingensis:
- a CDS encoding YesL family protein has product MKTGGLLQQLNTVTEWITKIFTANILWLFFNLPIVYLTFNLFAIKDPAGLIVNGLTIAFFAPFILFPATTALFGIIRKWVTTDSQVPLIRSYWRFYKENYIRSMIGGLLIVPLWFILVIDYVYFAKTSSPLYYLFLAAGVFMFVFTLHFFSNTVHFHLKLFQSLKNAMLLSIGKPLHTVGITVGIGILFYISTSIFPLLILLGLGSLGTLVAFFVFNKAVER; this is encoded by the coding sequence ATGAAAACCGGAGGATTGCTGCAGCAGCTCAACACCGTAACCGAATGGATCACCAAAATCTTCACAGCCAACATTCTATGGCTATTCTTCAACCTGCCGATCGTCTACTTAACCTTCAATCTATTTGCAATCAAGGACCCGGCGGGCTTAATTGTCAACGGACTGACCATTGCGTTCTTCGCTCCGTTCATCCTGTTTCCGGCCACAACCGCTCTCTTTGGTATTATACGCAAATGGGTGACTACGGACAGCCAAGTTCCTCTGATCCGTTCCTACTGGCGTTTCTACAAAGAAAATTATATCCGAAGCATGATAGGCGGCCTGCTTATTGTTCCGCTTTGGTTCATCCTGGTCATCGACTACGTTTACTTTGCCAAAACCAGCTCGCCGCTCTACTATCTCTTCCTGGCCGCAGGCGTATTCATGTTCGTTTTCACGCTGCACTTCTTCTCCAACACGGTGCACTTTCATCTGAAACTGTTTCAATCGCTTAAGAACGCAATGCTGCTGTCGATTGGGAAGCCGTTGCATACAGTTGGGATTACGGTGGGGATTGGGATCCTGTTTTACATAAGTACCAGCATCTTTCCTCTTCTGATTCTGCTTGGATTGGGGAGTTTGGGGACTTTGGTGGCGTTTTTTGTTTTTAATAAAGCTGTTGAACGTTAA
- a CDS encoding IclR family transcriptional regulator gives MSVKSAERVLRVFELVAHHPEGLTIKEISENLSFPQSSTSNLVGTLFEEGYLNQDSLKRYKLGPKLVQLGTLAMESLDISSQGTPHLKKLMEDVQETVFMAVLSERELVYVAKIDNNRSIRTTAQPGYRKPLYCTGLGKAFLAFLPQNEKNAILDYAELSPITKNTITDRQELEKELKRFAGMGYSIDDEENEEGLYCLAAPIFGADHTIQAAISVAGPKERMISRKEFIADKLLQTSKEISKSIGHS, from the coding sequence ATGTCAGTAAAATCTGCAGAACGAGTATTAAGAGTATTTGAATTAGTAGCTCATCACCCAGAAGGTCTAACTATTAAAGAAATCAGTGAAAATCTTTCGTTCCCACAGAGCAGTACATCTAATTTAGTTGGTACTCTTTTTGAGGAAGGATATCTAAACCAAGATTCCCTTAAGCGTTATAAATTAGGGCCAAAACTGGTTCAGCTTGGAACACTTGCAATGGAATCTCTGGACATTTCTTCTCAAGGAACACCACATCTTAAAAAACTGATGGAAGATGTGCAAGAAACAGTATTCATGGCTGTATTGTCAGAAAGAGAGTTAGTTTACGTGGCTAAGATAGACAATAATCGGTCTATTCGAACAACCGCTCAACCGGGTTATCGGAAACCTTTATATTGCACGGGACTGGGCAAAGCATTTCTGGCTTTCCTGCCCCAGAATGAGAAAAATGCTATTTTGGACTATGCTGAACTTTCCCCTATCACAAAAAATACAATCACGGATCGCCAAGAATTAGAGAAGGAATTGAAAAGGTTTGCAGGTATGGGATATTCCATTGATGATGAGGAAAATGAAGAGGGTTTATATTGTTTAGCAGCACCCATTTTCGGTGCCGATCATACCATTCAAGCAGCCATTAGCGTAGCCGGGCCAAAAGAAAGAATGATCAGCCGCAAGGAGTTCATAGCGGACAAACTTCTTCAAACATCAAAGGAAATCTCCAAAAGCATAGGGCATTCATAA